One part of the Thermodesulfobacterium commune DSM 2178 genome encodes these proteins:
- a CDS encoding CvpA family protein produces the protein MIWFDYVALAILSYFTIRGFLSGFVKTIASLLGMVIAFLYSGWLSIKIAPFVGSITTSNPKVLPILSFILSFAMIYLSFVLAGFLLSVFLGKLNLTLADRILGSILGLIKASLFITFIYLLLVIPYPPSKNNLKTALTYPIVEKTLKISSPFIPESWKTFLKKREVLT, from the coding sequence ATGATATGGTTTGACTATGTAGCCTTAGCTATTTTAAGTTATTTTACAATAAGAGGTTTTTTGTCAGGTTTTGTAAAAACCATAGCCTCTCTTTTAGGGATGGTGATAGCCTTTCTTTACTCAGGATGGCTTTCTATAAAAATAGCACCCTTTGTAGGGAGTATCACCACCTCAAACCCCAAAGTTCTTCCCATCCTAAGTTTTATCTTATCCTTTGCTATGATCTATCTAAGCTTTGTGTTAGCAGGGTTTCTTCTATCAGTCTTTTTGGGTAAATTAAACCTTACGCTGGCAGATAGAATTTTAGGAAGTATATTAGGCCTTATTAAAGCCTCTCTTTTTATTACCTTTATCTATCTTCTCTTAGTAATTCCCTATCCACCCTCTAAAAATAACTTAAAGACTGCTTTAACCTACCCTATCGTAGAAAAAACCCTAAAAATTTCTTCACCCTTTATTCCTGAGAGCTGGAAAACTTTTCTTAAAAAAAGAGAAGTGTTAACTTAA
- the hisB gene encoding imidazoleglycerol-phosphate dehydratase HisB encodes MKTVEKKRYTLETEVEIRLDLTGEWLEENVINTGIGFLDHMLELFAFHSGIKLQVEARGDLEVDYHHTVEDIGITLGEALDEALEDRRGMARYGEATIPMEEALTQVVIDLAKRPYFVFLVNFPTEKIGSFDVELIEEFLRALVVNGRFTLHVRNFYGKNSHHIAESIFKALAHAFRKALTPLSQEVFSTKGTL; translated from the coding sequence ATGAAAACTGTTGAAAAGAAGCGATATACCTTGGAGACTGAAGTAGAAATAAGGTTAGATTTAACCGGAGAGTGGTTAGAGGAAAATGTGATCAACACAGGGATAGGGTTTTTAGACCATATGCTTGAGCTTTTTGCCTTTCACTCAGGGATCAAACTTCAAGTAGAAGCAAGAGGAGATCTTGAGGTAGACTACCATCATACCGTAGAAGACATAGGAATTACCTTAGGAGAGGCTTTAGACGAAGCCTTGGAAGACAGACGAGGTATGGCCCGTTATGGAGAAGCAACCATCCCTATGGAAGAGGCTTTAACTCAGGTGGTAATAGATCTTGCTAAGAGACCTTATTTTGTTTTTTTGGTTAACTTCCCCACCGAAAAGATAGGAAGTTTCGATGTAGAGCTTATAGAAGAGTTTCTAAGGGCTTTAGTTGTAAACGGTAGGTTCACTCTTCATGTGAGAAATTTTTATGGCAAAAATTCTCATCACATAGCCGAAAGTATATTTAAAGCTTTAGCTCATGCTTTTAGAAAGGCTTTAACCCCTCTTTCTCAAGAGGTCTTTTCGACTAAAGGTACCCTTTAA
- the truA gene encoding tRNA pseudouridine(38-40) synthase TruA: MAEVNIRNIRLFIAYDGTNYLGWQIQPKGPTVQGVIQEVLSKILGHKVTLKASGRTDAGVHALHQVAHFLTTSDRPLEIIFKALNSLLPKDISVWKVEEVDFKFHAQKHAYKKTYVYQIYNYPIKNPLLRLYSWWVPEPLDLEAMKSCLPLIIGEKDFASFRKAGTEVKTTVRTIYQATLERSLENSNMIVFTIEGRGFMRYMVRNLVGALVEVGKGRLTVEDFENILNAKDRKVAPPPAPPQGLILKKVEYLDVKVLESYPPFEVKI; this comes from the coding sequence ATGGCTGAGGTCAACATAAGAAATATTCGATTGTTTATAGCTTATGATGGAACTAATTATTTAGGTTGGCAGATACAACCTAAGGGGCCAACGGTCCAAGGAGTCATCCAAGAGGTTTTATCTAAGATCCTCGGACATAAAGTAACGTTGAAGGCTTCAGGGAGAACAGATGCCGGGGTTCATGCCCTTCATCAAGTCGCTCATTTTTTGACTACTTCAGATAGGCCTTTAGAGATAATCTTTAAAGCTTTAAACAGCCTCTTGCCTAAGGACATTTCCGTTTGGAAGGTAGAGGAGGTTGATTTTAAGTTTCATGCACAAAAGCATGCATATAAAAAAACTTATGTCTATCAGATTTATAATTATCCCATAAAAAACCCTCTTTTGAGACTTTATTCTTGGTGGGTGCCCGAGCCGCTTGATTTAGAAGCCATGAAAAGTTGTTTGCCTTTAATTATCGGAGAAAAAGATTTTGCCAGTTTTAGAAAGGCTGGAACAGAGGTTAAAACTACGGTTAGAACGATTTATCAGGCAACCTTAGAAAGGTCATTAGAAAATTCTAACATGATCGTTTTTACGATAGAGGGTAGGGGTTTTATGCGTTATATGGTGAGAAACCTTGTAGGAGCTTTGGTTGAAGTAGGAAAGGGGCGTCTTACGGTAGAGGATTTCGAAAACATCCTTAACGCAAAAGATAGAAAAGTAGCACCACCTCCTGCTCCTCCTCAAGGTTTGATCCTGAAAAAGGTTGAATATCTTGACGTTAAGGTGTTAGAGAGTTATCCTCCTTTTGAGGTTAAAATCTAA
- the argC gene encoding N-acetyl-gamma-glutamyl-phosphate reductase: MIKAAIIGATGYTGLELLRLVEKHPGLQIEVITSRENQGRSLEEVCRWSGKYKDLVFEAPVVENIAPKVDVAFLCVPAGKAQELAYQFLTHKVKVIDFSADFRFKSISVFEETYQLPYVYPELNDKAVYGLCEVFTEEIKKADLVANPGCYPTSILLPLIPLVKEDLVETDFIIADSKSGTSGAGRKADLYYSFCEVNEDFKAYKIASHRHNPEIEEKLSLFARKEVKVVFTPHLLPINRGIFSTIYVRAKYPVKVLRDCLQTFYQNRPFVRLAPEGTVPTIKEVKGTNLCKIGLFEDKKRGFVVITSVIDNLIKGASGQALQNFNLMFGFPEETGLPFSPVFV, from the coding sequence ATGATAAAAGCAGCTATTATAGGGGCTACAGGATATACAGGGCTTGAACTTTTAAGGTTAGTAGAAAAACATCCTGGACTTCAAATCGAAGTTATCACCTCTCGAGAAAATCAGGGTAGGTCTTTAGAAGAAGTTTGTCGTTGGAGTGGAAAATATAAAGATCTTGTTTTTGAAGCTCCTGTGGTAGAAAACATAGCCCCTAAGGTAGATGTGGCTTTTTTATGTGTCCCTGCTGGAAAGGCTCAAGAATTAGCTTATCAGTTTTTAACACATAAAGTAAAGGTCATCGATTTTTCTGCAGATTTTAGGTTTAAGTCTATTTCGGTGTTTGAAGAAACATATCAACTGCCTTATGTTTATCCAGAGCTTAATGACAAAGCAGTTTATGGGTTATGCGAAGTTTTTACAGAGGAGATTAAAAAGGCAGATTTGGTGGCAAACCCAGGATGCTATCCAACCTCTATACTTTTACCTTTAATTCCTTTGGTTAAGGAAGACCTTGTAGAGACTGATTTTATCATAGCCGACTCAAAGAGTGGAACCTCAGGGGCTGGAAGAAAGGCAGACCTTTATTACAGTTTTTGTGAAGTAAACGAAGATTTTAAGGCTTATAAAATAGCTTCTCACAGACACAATCCAGAAATAGAAGAAAAACTTTCTTTGTTTGCCAGAAAAGAGGTAAAGGTGGTTTTTACCCCCCATCTTTTACCTATAAACCGTGGGATTTTTTCTACGATCTATGTGAGGGCTAAATATCCAGTAAAAGTTTTAAGAGATTGTTTACAAACTTTTTATCAAAATAGACCTTTTGTACGTTTAGCTCCTGAAGGCACAGTCCCCACGATTAAAGAAGTTAAAGGCACCAACCTTTGCAAAATAGGCCTTTTTGAAGACAAAAAAAGAGGTTTTGTGGTTATCACTTCTGTGATTGATAACTTGATTAAAGGTGCAAGTGGTCAGGCTTTACAAAATTTTAACCTAATGTTTGGTTTTCCCGAAGAAACAGGACTTCCTTTTTCTCCTGTGTTTGTTTAA
- the rpsI gene encoding 30S ribosomal protein S9 — MERIYATGKRKTAVARVWIYPGTGQIIVNDKPYNEYFYDHIVAEDVLFAPFKITNLLGKFDVKCTVKGGGKAAQAEAIRHGIARALVLYSPDLKVVLKKAGFITRDPREKERKKYGLRGARRGQQYSKR; from the coding sequence ATGGAAAGAATTTACGCCACCGGCAAAAGAAAAACCGCTGTGGCCAGGGTATGGATTTATCCTGGTACAGGACAAATTATTGTAAATGATAAGCCTTATAACGAATACTTTTATGACCATATCGTAGCAGAAGATGTTTTGTTTGCCCCATTTAAAATTACCAATCTCTTAGGTAAGTTTGATGTAAAATGTACGGTAAAAGGTGGAGGTAAGGCCGCTCAGGCTGAAGCCATAAGACATGGAATAGCTCGTGCTTTAGTCTTATATTCTCCTGATTTAAAAGTAGTTCTTAAGAAAGCCGGTTTTATCACTCGCGATCCACGTGAAAAAGAAAGAAAGAAATATGGATTGAGAGGAGCCAGAAGAGGTCAACAGTACTCCAAACGTTAA
- the rplM gene encoding 50S ribosomal protein L13 yields MSSVLTPQTPWVKKEEVKREWYLVDAKDKVLGRLASKIATLLQGKNRPDYTPHVDQADFIVVINAEKVKLTGKKLEQKVYWRHTGYMGGLKLETAKQLLAKDPAKVILLAVKRMLPRNRMRKKLLKKLKIYAGSTHPHIAQNPKPLDL; encoded by the coding sequence ATGTCTTCAGTATTAACCCCCCAAACTCCTTGGGTAAAAAAGGAAGAGGTAAAAAGAGAATGGTATTTAGTGGATGCTAAAGACAAAGTGCTTGGTAGATTAGCTAGTAAAATAGCTACTCTTTTACAGGGAAAAAACCGTCCGGATTATACTCCCCATGTAGATCAAGCTGATTTTATAGTTGTTATCAATGCAGAAAAAGTTAAACTTACGGGTAAAAAACTTGAGCAGAAGGTTTATTGGCGTCATACTGGCTATATGGGTGGTTTAAAGTTGGAGACAGCTAAGCAGCTTTTAGCTAAGGATCCAGCAAAGGTTATTCTTCTTGCTGTAAAAAGGATGCTTCCTCGTAACAGGATGAGAAAAAAGTTGCTTAAAAAACTTAAAATATATGCTGGTTCCACTCATCCTCATATAGCTCAAAACCCTAAACCTTTGGACCTTTAA
- a CDS encoding IS110 family transposase has product MNYFVGIDVSKDTFNIAVLHQQSFILSKHLPMSQEGFSQLLSILKQYPKPIVVMESTGRFFLPLYHFLLANDIQAFVINPKILHRFFQFLSANNPSKSDTKDAKILALFAHSNPQFLNPLPPDHHLRNLSRLIQKLKKE; this is encoded by the coding sequence ATGAATTACTTCGTCGGTATTGATGTCTCTAAAGACACTTTTAATATCGCTGTCCTCCATCAACAATCCTTTATCCTCTCCAAACACCTCCCTATGTCTCAAGAAGGTTTCTCTCAGCTTCTCTCCATCCTTAAACAATACCCTAAACCTATCGTAGTCATGGAATCTACTGGAAGATTCTTCCTCCCACTTTATCACTTTCTCCTTGCTAATGATATTCAAGCTTTTGTTATCAACCCAAAAATCCTTCACAGGTTCTTCCAGTTCCTCTCCGCAAACAACCCCTCTAAGTCTGATACCAAAGACGCTAAAATCCTTGCACTTTTTGCTCACTCTAACCCCCAATTCCTTAATCCTCTCCCACCAGATCATCACCTGAGAAACCTCTCTCGTCTCATCCAAAAACTCAAAAAAGAATGA
- a CDS encoding slipin family protein, whose product MSFTLIFIVILILLFLQTSVKVINEYERAVVLRLGKFLAVKGPGLIILLPIIDKMVKIDLRTVTLDVPPQEVITKDNVSIRVSAVVYYRVLDPEKSFLQVEDYHYATSQLAQTTLRSICGQAELDEVLAEREKLNLKIQEILDAETEPWGVKVSKVEIKEIDLPEEMKRAMAKQAEAERERRAKIISADGEYQASKTLLEAAQIMAQNPITLQLRYLQTLTEIASEKNSTILFPLPIELLKALTNNPK is encoded by the coding sequence ATGAGTTTTACGTTAATTTTCATTGTTATTTTGATCTTACTGTTTTTACAAACCTCAGTAAAGGTAATTAATGAATATGAAAGGGCGGTAGTTCTTAGGTTAGGTAAATTTTTAGCGGTTAAAGGCCCAGGGCTGATTATACTCCTTCCAATCATAGATAAAATGGTAAAAATAGACCTAAGAACAGTTACTTTAGACGTTCCTCCTCAAGAGGTTATTACTAAGGATAATGTTTCTATTAGGGTAAGTGCCGTAGTATATTATAGGGTATTAGACCCAGAAAAATCTTTTCTTCAAGTAGAAGATTATCATTATGCTACCAGTCAATTAGCCCAAACCACCTTAAGAAGCATCTGTGGTCAAGCAGAGCTTGATGAAGTGTTAGCCGAAAGAGAAAAACTTAATCTAAAAATCCAAGAAATCCTTGATGCAGAAACAGAACCTTGGGGTGTCAAGGTTTCGAAGGTAGAAATTAAAGAAATAGACCTTCCAGAAGAAATGAAAAGGGCTATGGCTAAACAAGCTGAAGCTGAGAGAGAAAGAAGGGCCAAAATAATCAGCGCTGATGGTGAGTACCAAGCCTCTAAGACCTTACTTGAAGCTGCCCAAATTATGGCACAAAATCCAATAACCCTTCAACTAAGGTATTTACAAACTCTTACAGAGATTGCAAGTGAAAAAAATTCCACAATACTCTTTCCTTTACCTATTGAACTGTTAAAAGCATTAACAAATAACCCTAAATAA
- a CDS encoding DUF465 domain-containing protein: MDKELVKKFADKYPEINELLEKHQEMENQVAELSQKPYLTPEEEVKLKELKKEKLYIKEKIYKIIKTKEGIEID; the protein is encoded by the coding sequence ATGGACAAAGAGCTGGTTAAAAAATTTGCCGACAAATATCCAGAAATCAATGAGCTTCTTGAGAAACATCAGGAGATGGAAAACCAAGTAGCTGAACTTTCTCAAAAACCTTATCTTACCCCAGAAGAAGAGGTTAAACTTAAGGAACTTAAAAAGGAAAAACTTTATATTAAAGAAAAAATATATAAAATAATAAAAACAAAAGAAGGGATAGAGATAGACTAA
- the ilvB gene encoding biosynthetic-type acetolactate synthase large subunit, with protein MTGAKMVIEALKREGVEVLFGYPGGAILDIYDELYKTPDLKHVLVRHEQGATHAADGYARSTGKVGVVLVTSGPGATNTVTGIATAYMDSIPIVVLTGQVPTRLIGNDAFQEVDITGITRPITKHNFLVKRIEDLPTIIKAAFYIAKTGRPGPVLVDIPKDIQQAKGEFNYPEEIKLRSYNPVYEPHIKQIERAYQLLENAERPVLMLGGGIISANASEEARKLAEKLKLPVVMTLMGLSAFPGDHEQSLGMLGMHGTYYANMAVANCDVLLAVGVRFDDRVTGKVDAFAPGAKIIHIDIDPSSIQKNVKVDVPIVADCKRALKRLLEFVKQGGKDKKYWEERFTDWWEQINIWKRRYPLTYKQEGDYIKPQFVIEKLWELTKGEAIIATEVGQNQMWTALFYKFKHPRSLITSGGLGTMGFGFPAAIGAQIGNPDKLVIDIAGDGSIQMNIQELATAVEQRLPIKIIILNNGFLGMVRQWQELFYGKRYSAVKFQVIPDFVKLAEAYGAVGMRITRPEEVEPALKKVLQTNSLVILDIHIAPEEGVFPMVPAGKATTEMILL; from the coding sequence ATGACTGGTGCAAAAATGGTGATAGAAGCTTTAAAGCGAGAGGGAGTGGAGGTTCTTTTTGGATATCCTGGTGGGGCAATCTTAGATATTTATGATGAGCTTTACAAAACACCAGATCTAAAACATGTACTAGTAAGACATGAACAAGGAGCTACACATGCTGCTGACGGGTATGCAAGGTCTACAGGTAAGGTAGGGGTAGTTTTGGTTACTTCAGGACCTGGTGCTACCAACACGGTTACAGGAATTGCTACTGCTTATATGGATTCTATTCCGATAGTAGTACTAACTGGTCAAGTTCCTACCAGGTTAATCGGAAATGATGCCTTTCAGGAGGTAGATATTACTGGAATAACCAGGCCTATTACCAAGCATAATTTTTTGGTAAAACGTATAGAAGACCTTCCTACCATCATAAAAGCAGCCTTTTATATAGCAAAAACAGGAAGACCTGGACCGGTTCTAGTGGACATACCTAAAGATATTCAACAAGCTAAAGGTGAGTTTAATTACCCTGAAGAAATAAAACTAAGAAGTTACAATCCTGTTTACGAACCTCATATAAAGCAGATAGAAAGGGCTTATCAACTTTTAGAAAACGCAGAAAGACCTGTCTTGATGTTAGGAGGAGGGATAATTTCTGCTAATGCTTCTGAAGAAGCGAGGAAATTAGCTGAAAAATTAAAATTACCGGTGGTTATGACCCTGATGGGGTTAAGTGCTTTTCCTGGCGACCACGAACAGAGTTTGGGAATGTTAGGGATGCATGGTACCTACTATGCAAACATGGCAGTAGCCAACTGTGACGTACTCTTAGCCGTAGGGGTACGTTTTGATGACCGAGTAACTGGCAAAGTAGATGCTTTTGCACCTGGAGCAAAAATCATTCATATAGATATAGACCCAAGTTCTATTCAAAAAAACGTAAAAGTTGACGTTCCTATAGTAGCAGATTGTAAAAGGGCTTTAAAACGGTTATTAGAGTTTGTAAAACAAGGAGGAAAAGATAAAAAATACTGGGAAGAACGATTTACCGATTGGTGGGAACAGATTAACATCTGGAAAAGAAGGTATCCCTTGACCTACAAACAAGAAGGAGATTACATAAAACCTCAGTTTGTGATAGAAAAACTATGGGAACTTACTAAAGGGGAGGCTATCATCGCCACCGAAGTAGGACAAAATCAGATGTGGACTGCGCTTTTTTATAAGTTTAAACATCCTCGGTCGCTTATTACCTCAGGTGGATTAGGCACGATGGGATTTGGTTTCCCAGCAGCAATTGGAGCCCAAATAGGTAACCCTGATAAATTGGTAATAGATATAGCAGGAGATGGATCTATTCAGATGAATATTCAAGAATTAGCCACCGCTGTAGAGCAAAGACTTCCTATTAAAATCATCATTTTAAACAACGGGTTTTTAGGGATGGTCCGTCAATGGCAAGAACTTTTTTACGGAAAAAGATATTCTGCAGTTAAATTTCAGGTGATCCCTGACTTTGTTAAGTTAGCCGAAGCCTATGGAGCTGTAGGAATGAGAATAACCCGACCAGAAGAAGTTGAACCAGCGTTAAAAAAGGTTTTGCAAACGAATTCTTTGGTAATCCTTGACATCCATATTGCTCCAGAAGAAGGGGTCTTTCCGATGGTACCTGCAGGAAAGGCCACCACAGAAATGATACTTTTATAA
- the ilvN gene encoding acetolactate synthase small subunit — METKRYTLSVLVENTPGALARIAGLFSGRGFNIDSLCVAETLDPTLSHLTLVTHGDEQILEQILKQLRRLIDVYKVVNVTEEGDHVEREMALIKVKAEKENRDEIFRICEIFRCKIVDVSPKTYVIEVTGDRDKLEAVIELLKPMGIKEIVRTGVIAIRREKKSG, encoded by the coding sequence ATGGAAACCAAAAGATATACCCTTTCAGTCCTTGTAGAAAATACACCCGGAGCTCTTGCCAGAATAGCAGGACTTTTTAGCGGAAGAGGATTTAACATAGACAGCCTTTGTGTGGCCGAAACTTTAGACCCTACTCTTTCACATCTTACCTTGGTAACCCATGGGGACGAGCAAATATTAGAGCAAATCTTAAAGCAATTGAGAAGGCTTATAGATGTTTATAAAGTGGTTAACGTAACCGAAGAAGGAGATCACGTTGAAAGAGAAATGGCTCTTATCAAAGTAAAGGCTGAAAAGGAAAACAGAGATGAAATCTTTAGAATTTGTGAAATTTTTCGCTGTAAAATAGTAGACGTAAGTCCCAAAACCTATGTAATAGAAGTTACAGGTGATAGAGATAAGTTGGAAGCAGTGATAGAATTACTTAAACCTATGGGGATCAAAGAAATCGTAAGAACAGGAGTTATAGCTATCAGAAGAGAAAAAAAATCCGGTTAA
- a CDS encoding transketolase, giving the protein MLKIDIKQGSLTEEQIKWFEKAFRRCARRIILSTTLAGCGHPGGSLSSLSLLLVVYSLAKVNPQNPRALERDRILISHGHISPGVYSVLCEYGFFPEEPFLMEFRRAGSAFAGHVEQSVPGVEWNTGNLGQGLSAACGMAQALKLKNLSNLVFCFMGDGEQQKGQVIEARRWAVKFKLDNLITLIDYNQLQIGGKISEVMPQDLKAEIEATKWNVLEIDGHDFQQIFQALKVAIEKKVSNPEHPTAIIAHTVMGKGISFMENDPKWHGMALPEDLAKKALEELGFDPGELDVLKEKRKTWNVSFPHQNYDPLPIELKIPAPTIYPPEVNTDCRSAYGKTLLNLAKENNPPTGTPKILGLTCDLEGSVKMTDFKKWSPQAFFESGIQEHHTASVAGALSKEGFSVFFSTFGVFAIDEVYNQLRINSINRTALKVVATHLGADVGEDGPTHQCIDYIGLLLNLYDFEIYITADPNQTDHIIRYIADKPRNIFVGMGRSKLPVVTKEDGSPYFDENYTFIPGKADWIRQGDKGVIITYGTMIPYALKAWEILNSEGIKVSLLNVASIRPFPEKDLLKASELKNLIIVEDHLVETGLGTRIASFFGLKQIKVNLKLLGHKTICSSGKPSELFKQAGLDPESIAHTMKQMLK; this is encoded by the coding sequence ATGCTTAAAATAGACATAAAACAGGGAAGTCTTACTGAAGAACAGATAAAATGGTTTGAAAAAGCTTTTAGAAGATGTGCTAGAAGGATTATTCTTTCTACTACTTTAGCAGGATGTGGGCATCCAGGTGGGTCTCTTTCTTCTTTAAGTTTACTTTTGGTAGTCTATTCTTTAGCTAAGGTTAACCCGCAAAATCCTAGGGCATTAGAAAGAGATAGAATCTTAATTAGCCATGGGCATATAAGTCCTGGGGTTTATAGTGTGCTTTGCGAATACGGCTTCTTTCCTGAAGAACCCTTTTTGATGGAATTCAGAAGGGCTGGTTCTGCTTTCGCAGGGCATGTAGAACAATCAGTACCAGGGGTAGAATGGAACACAGGTAACCTTGGTCAAGGCCTTTCAGCAGCCTGTGGTATGGCTCAAGCGTTAAAACTTAAAAATCTTTCTAATCTTGTGTTTTGTTTTATGGGAGATGGAGAACAACAAAAGGGTCAAGTAATCGAGGCCAGAAGATGGGCGGTTAAATTTAAACTTGACAATCTTATCACCTTAATAGACTATAATCAGTTACAAATAGGGGGCAAAATTTCTGAAGTAATGCCGCAAGATTTGAAAGCAGAAATAGAAGCCACAAAATGGAATGTATTAGAGATCGACGGACACGACTTTCAACAGATTTTTCAAGCACTCAAGGTTGCCATCGAAAAAAAAGTATCTAATCCTGAACATCCTACAGCTATCATAGCCCACACGGTGATGGGCAAAGGAATTTCTTTTATGGAAAATGATCCTAAGTGGCATGGGATGGCTCTCCCAGAAGATCTAGCTAAGAAGGCTTTAGAAGAGTTAGGGTTTGACCCTGGTGAACTTGATGTTTTAAAAGAAAAAAGAAAAACCTGGAACGTCAGTTTTCCACACCAAAATTATGATCCTCTACCAATAGAACTAAAAATCCCAGCTCCTACGATTTATCCACCTGAGGTTAATACAGATTGTAGAAGTGCATATGGTAAAACATTGTTAAATCTTGCTAAAGAAAACAATCCTCCAACAGGAACTCCCAAAATTTTGGGTTTAACCTGTGACCTTGAAGGTTCGGTAAAAATGACAGATTTTAAAAAATGGTCTCCTCAGGCTTTTTTTGAATCAGGAATACAAGAACATCATACAGCTTCTGTAGCAGGCGCCCTCTCTAAAGAAGGATTTTCAGTATTTTTCTCTACCTTTGGAGTGTTTGCGATAGATGAAGTCTACAACCAACTAAGAATAAACAGTATCAATCGTACAGCGTTAAAGGTGGTAGCTACTCACCTTGGAGCTGACGTAGGAGAAGATGGGCCTACTCATCAGTGTATAGATTATATAGGTCTTTTGTTAAATCTTTATGATTTTGAAATTTACATTACTGCTGACCCCAACCAAACAGACCATATCATAAGATATATAGCAGACAAACCTCGTAACATCTTCGTAGGAATGGGGCGGTCTAAACTGCCGGTGGTTACCAAGGAAGATGGAAGTCCTTACTTTGACGAAAATTATACCTTTATTCCTGGCAAGGCTGATTGGATAAGACAAGGTGATAAAGGAGTTATTATTACCTACGGTACGATGATACCTTATGCTTTAAAAGCTTGGGAAATTCTAAATTCTGAAGGAATTAAAGTAAGCCTTTTAAATGTAGCCTCTATAAGGCCTTTTCCAGAAAAAGACTTATTAAAAGCCTCTGAATTAAAAAATCTTATCATCGTAGAGGATCATCTGGTAGAAACAGGTCTTGGTACAAGGATAGCCAGTTTTTTTGGGCTCAAACAAATTAAAGTAAATCTTAAACTATTAGGACATAAAACTATTTGCTCCTCTGGTAAACCTTCGGAACTTTTTAAACAAGCAGGGTTAGACCCAGAAAGTATTGCTCATACCATGAAACAAATGTTAAAATAA
- the tatC gene encoding twin-arginine translocase subunit TatC — protein MNSQIKEVEEKKLSLIEHLLELRACLIKAFIGWVIASVIAYFLADHIIDLLLKPLMKAIPQQNYVFFRTFPEVFASYLKLSIITGFIFGSPYIFYQLWSFIAPGLYPHEQKWVKTAVFLTSFAFILGDLLAYFFFLPFILKFLYSFGEKFLVFKPFLKDYISFCLRFFLIIGAVFQIPSFMVLLNRLEIVNYEGFKKFRPYAILLAFFISAILTGGGDPFNQIILAIPLTLLYETGIILIRLFKTLK, from the coding sequence ATGAATTCCCAGATTAAAGAAGTAGAGGAGAAAAAACTAAGTCTAATTGAACACTTATTAGAACTTAGAGCTTGTCTAATAAAGGCATTTATTGGTTGGGTTATTGCTTCTGTAATTGCTTATTTTTTAGCAGACCACATCATAGATTTATTATTAAAACCTTTAATGAAAGCTATACCTCAACAGAATTATGTATTTTTCCGTACCTTTCCTGAAGTTTTTGCTTCTTATCTTAAACTTTCTATAATAACAGGTTTTATTTTTGGTAGTCCTTATATTTTTTATCAACTGTGGTCCTTTATCGCCCCTGGACTTTATCCTCATGAACAAAAATGGGTAAAAACTGCAGTATTTTTAACCTCTTTTGCGTTTATTTTAGGAGACCTTTTGGCTTATTTCTTTTTTTTACCGTTTATTCTTAAATTCCTTTATTCTTTTGGGGAAAAATTTCTGGTTTTTAAACCTTTTTTAAAAGACTATATAAGTTTTTGTCTTCGTTTTTTTTTAATCATAGGGGCGGTGTTTCAAATACCATCTTTTATGGTTTTACTTAATCGGTTAGAAATAGTAAACTACGAAGGATTTAAAAAATTTAGACCTTATGCAATCCTTCTCGCCTTTTTTATAAGCGCTATACTAACTGGTGGAGGAGATCCTTTTAACCAAATTATTTTAGCCATACCCTTGACACTATTATATGAAACAGGTATAATTTTAATCAGGTTATTTAAAACACTTAAATAA
- the tatA gene encoding twin-arginine translocase TatA/TatE family subunit: MLPSLGGQELFIILFLALLLFGAKRLPEVGAGLGKGIKSFKEALRSADVKEDLEKLENQKEEKSKTQETSNKV, encoded by the coding sequence ATGTTACCCAGCTTAGGAGGTCAAGAGCTTTTTATAATACTTTTCTTAGCTTTACTCTTGTTTGGGGCTAAACGTTTACCTGAAGTAGGAGCAGGGTTAGGGAAAGGTATAAAATCCTTTAAAGAAGCTCTTCGTTCTGCCGACGTCAAAGAAGATTTAGAAAAATTAGAAAATCAAAAAGAAGAAAAATCTAAAACTCAAGAAACTTCTAATAAAGTTTAA